The sequence below is a genomic window from Felis catus isolate Fca126 chromosome A2, F.catus_Fca126_mat1.0, whole genome shotgun sequence.
CGCGGCCCCAGCGCTCGCGCCCTGGAGCGTCGCGCCCCAGGCGGGTCCCGTGGCAGGGGTCCCGGGCGGCGCCGGAGAAGCTGACGAGGTGGGTGCAGGAGGCAGGGCTTAGGCAGGGCTGTGGTCGGGAGACGTGGGCGCGGCGGCGGCCAGCGTGGGAGCGGTGGCGATGGGCTGGGCGAGGCGCGGCGGGAAGAGTCTGTCATCGAGGCCAGCCGCCAGCTTGTCCAGCAGCGTCCCCGGGGGCCCGACGCACAGGCCCGAGCCGGGGCAGGTGCTGCTGCCACCGCCGGGCTCCTCCTCGATGACCGGGATGGCGGGCGCGGTCGGTTCGTCGCCCGCGCGGCCCTCTGGGGGGCAGTCGACGCTGTCGCCTCGGCGCAGAGGCGCGCGCGTGGGGCGGGAGTCGGCCCCAAAAGGGGCCGCGGGCGGGGCAGGGGTCGTGGCGCGCGCGCCGGGGTCGCTGTGCTGCCGGCCGCGCTGCTGCCACTGCTTGCGCGTGTGGGGGTGCGCGCGCACGCGATGGCGCGTGGCGCTGGGCAGCGTGTCGTCGAAGTGCGGGTCGTGGCGCAGGAACTCGTGGAAGAGGGCATCTGTCTTCTCGTCAATGCTGTAGTCGCggcgcggggcgcggcggggccaGGCGCGCGGGCTGCGGGGTCGGACGGGCGCCTCGGTGGGCGCCGGCGCCCCCTCGAAACTGGTGCCCACAGTGGCCGTGCGGCCGGCGCTGGTGAAGGAAGAGCGCTTCTCGGACGCGCTGAGGAGCCCGTCCTCGCCGGCGCCGCGGCCCTCAATGCTGGCGTAGCCGCTGTCCATCTGCAACAGCTTCCGCGGACCTCCCGCCTCGCTGTCTGccggccggggggtggggggcggcgagGGCGGTGGGAAAGTGGGCACGGTGGTCccggagcccgagcccgagcTGTCGCCGCTGCGCACCGAGTCGCGGTCGTTGCCACTGCTGCTGTGGTCCGAGGCGGCAGCCGCGTGCAGCTCAAGAGAGGCTCGCAGGCTCCAGATATCCCGGTAGGTGGTCTGGGCCTGCTCTGGCCCCGAGTCCCGCTCACCATCAGATTCCTGCTGCAGCTCAGGCCCCGCACCACCACTGCGCTCGGGGGGAGACTCGGGGCTCGCTCCTCCCGCGGCGCCCGCCTCCTCCGCTGCCTCTAGCCTGCAAGCCAGGCCGCAGCAGTCAAGAAGGCTGTGCGCGCCCCTGCGTGTTCTCCCCAGCCACCCTGCCTCTGGGTCCGGAAGGGTGGGCGCCGGTGGGGACCCCCTAGGCTCGGCCAGGCTCTGCGGAGAGCGGATTTTAAGAAAATGCTGGCGGTCCCTGTTACAGGGGGTGGTTTCTGGATAAACCCCAAGCCTTCCTGGCACCTGCCTTTCAAtcgtggcttttttttttttttttttttcttcagtatctgACCCAAGCACCTGCTGGCGTTGCAGGTGGCTGGCGCCTCATCCACAGAGTCAACATTCCCCTGTGGCGCTCCCCTCTTCCTAACACCTCAGCGGAGAAGGAAGTGGCTGGGATGGACGGGGCCAGGCGGGGAGTCCAGCTCGGCCCCTACTCCCCAGCGGGACTACTCAGGCAGCTTCACCACCCCAGTACCTCCgtctgtggggctgggggagggggtgctgcggGCAGAAGCAGCCACAATTTCTGAGAAGGGGCCATCCAGCCTTCAGGAAcatgggcaggaaggaaggggcacCAGGCCACAGTGGACCCCTCGGGGCCGTGGACTCTAGCAGGAAGCAGTAACATCCAAGCAGGCACCCGCCCCTGGCAGCCCTGCCTGGGCAGGCGTCCTGTCCTGGGGACCCTGTGGCCATCGTCCAgggccccacctgcccctctgcccttaCCCAGTCTCCCCCAGTTTCCCTCTTCTGGTCCTTGCTGGAGAGGTGGCCCCAGTGAGGCAGTCTCCAGGAGGGACGATGGAGCTGGAAGAATGGGATATGTCTGCAGGGTGGGGAAAGCCCTCCCCAGGCCACTTAGCGGGGgactgggtggggcaggggcccaCAGGTCCACCCCTGACGCTTCTATCCACTACAAAATACCTGCCGAGAGCGGGGGATGGGCTGGCGGGGCTGGCCAGAAAGGGACGGGGGGGCGGGAAGGCCACCGTGTCGCCTGCGCTGGCGATGTACTGGATGAAGTCCATGTGGGGGGcgtccccctcctcctgctcggTGCTCTCGCTGGCTGCCCGCTGCCGCTGGAAGTGGTGCCGCTTGGGGGAGCCTGTGCAGAGGAAGGCGCGTCAGCCTGCCCGAGTCCCTCCCGGCCCCGGGCCGCAAGGAGCCGCCTGGGTCAGGGGTGCGCTGAGGTGCCGCGGCGGTAGCGGGACCCCCAAGCAGCTCCGGCCACGAGAGCAAGGCCGGAGCAGGTCTGCACTGGGCACCTGGAGGCGGGCGCCGCTGAGCCAAGAGGCAGAAGCCGGGACACGTGGGAGGACGAGGGACAGGCTGGCTGGGGCcgctggggggagagaggggaggcctCTTCTGCCAGCTCGACCTCCACCCACGGGCCCCCTGGAGGGCCTAGGCGAAgctctggtgggaaagggagggggacagtCACCCGGCAAACAGGCCCCAGGCACTTGCACACCTATGCCTGGCTCTAATCACCCTCGGGGGCCACGGGCTCCGTCTCAGCTCCCGACGGCAGTGCAGTAGGCCGCCTTCCCCGCCCAGGAGCGCCTCGGCCAGAACTCGCTCCTCCTTCCCCTGCAGCGCTAGCTGGCACCAGGCCCCGACGAGgggcttgtgctctctccttaGCTCTCCTGACCCCAGGACCCCCCACCTCCACAGGGCCGCCTGTCCCGTCCTGTCCCGGCCCAGCTCCCTTGGGCACGGGCCTGTTGGTACCCGCCGCTCAGGGTGGCCACCTCCCCACCCCGACACGTGCTCCTGCTCTGGGCTGACGATAAGAAGGCCCTATAGCCAGGGCTCCACGTGACCAGAGGCCTACAGGAGGCAAGAGCTGCCGCGTTAGTTCAGGGGTGGGTGCGCTACGGCTCGCAGGCCAGATGGGCCCATGACCTATCATCCTGAAGACCGTTTCGCACCGGCCCGTCCCTGCGTTCGCTTAGACACGCAGTCTGTGGCTGCTCCCACACGGCCCCGCCAGGCGGACCACGGATCCAAAACCGCTACGGTCTCGTAGCTTGCAGAAAAAGCTCACCCATCTCTGCTGTGGTCTGACGGTGCCCCTGCTTTACTGGAGCAGAGCGCACGGCCCAACCAGCTGTAAGCCCCGGGGCAAGATGCCCAGTGGCCAAGGGGTGCTGCTGGCCAGCCCGGGGCAGGAGCCCGAGGCCCCTGGGGAGCAGTGACCTTTCCCTGTGCAGAACCTCGCTGTGTAAGGCTGCCTGGGGCTGTACTCTCCGGGCCCTGGTCTCTACCCAGGGCCGCCGCTCACCTCTTGTGTCCAGACTAGATGCCCGCTGGCTGGGGTCCAGCTTCCATTTCTTGACCTTGAAGTACGGGCTGGCCCCGTCCAGGCTGGTGTGGCGCCGCAGGCGGGTGAAGAAATGCAGGACGGGTCCTGCCCCGGAGCCTGGACCTGCCTCCTCGGGTCCCCCTGTGGCCCCTGACCCGACCGGCTTGGTGCTCCGGGCGCCTGCATCcgcctggaaggaaggagggaggcgaTCAGGCACAAAGACCCTCCCGGTGCTGCCCCAGCCTGGGCCGCAGCTCtgcgctcccccctccccacccccagtgcagAGGGGGAACACACAGCTCTCAGCGGGTGGGTGGCAGCGGGACTAAGCTCAGGGGTTCAGCCAGGCGCTGGGCAGCTCTGTGGTCCCCAGCCCCGGACAGACGGGCTCCTGAGGACGAGTGTCAGAGAGCTCGCGTCCCTGGTCTGAGGAGTGCCCCGTGCGTGTGTTCTACGCCCTgccggcccctctccctcccacgcAGGGGGACCGGGCAGGAGCAAGGGAAGCCATGGCAGGGGGGAGGCCACAGGCTGACCTCGGTCctggagtggggcagggaggggaggggccgctCGGGGGCCCTCACCCAGGCGCCTTCCCCGGAGTCGCTGGACGCCAAGGGGCTGATCTCGAAGTCGGCAGGGCCCGCGGCCGAGTTGTAGGGGTCACCTGGCAGGGCGGAGCTGGGGCCCACAGAGCGGCCGGTGAGGGCCTTccccgggggctgggggaggaagcaGTAACAGGTCAAAGAGCACGGGTGCGTGAGGGGGAGCGCTGGACCCACAGCCCTCTGTGCACCcgagccaggcgccccctccctgtCCTGAGGTGCGGGGCCCAGCCCAGAGGGTGGGTGTCCCGCCCGCTGAGCACCAGGCTGGCGGCCGCCCGCACGCTCACCTGGAATATGGCGAGACTGGCCTTGGGGGCGGCAGCGgcgtgtgggggggtggtggcgCTGGCTTCACCCAAGTCGCACTCGTGGATGGTGATGATCTTGAGGGGTGGCAGGTGCAGGTGGGTGAGGCGGGCATTCTTCAGGTGGTGGAAGTCCCCCTCCGTCAGGGTGTACCTGCGCCCGGCACGCCTGCCCGTCACCACGCCAGCCGGCCCCCGTGCTCAGCCCGAACCCCCGAGCCCACCCCTGCTGCCGTCCCTGTTGGTTTGGGGTCGGGGGTGGAAGGCAGGGCCCGACTCCCAGGGAGCCCAATCACAGGGCATCaggctcccacccctccccagggacTGGGTCCCTTCGTGCTGAGCCACTCCTTACCGGCGCCCCTTGTCCTGTGACTTCCGACTCTGCTCAAACAGGGCTGCTTCGTTGAAGGACACCCGGCGGCCCGTGGAGCTGGTGGACAGGAAGCGCTCCGTCTCCGCGTCCTGGCCCTCGGGGTCCTCCCCCCTGAAGTCAGGGTCTGCGAGGAGAGCCGAGAGGGTGGGCCCCGGGCGGGCCTCGCCTGGTGCTGGACCGGCGACTGGCTGGGGGGTGGGTCGGGGAAGGGTCGAGGGGTGGGGCCCGACTGAGCGCTGGGACGGGGCAGGGGCGAGGTGGGCACTCACACATCCGCTCACACACTCACTCGCTCAGCACGCGCCTGTGAGCACCTACGCGGGCTCTAAGGAAACAGAGATGAGTCGGAATCGAGCTGCGCCCAgtctggtgggggagacagacagacacagccgGTCAGGCGGCCCAAGGGGGCGGGCAGGAGggcgggcaggtgggcaggggtcAGGGCCTGGCGGGGCGCCGCACCTTGGGCAGGATGGGCGCTGCTGTCCAGGTACGTGGTGGTggtcttctctgcttcctccatgGCTCTGGGGAGAGACCGCGGGGGGCCCCAAGGTGGGACGGGGCAGGCAGACAGTGCTGCCCGAGCTCCTCCCGCCTAGCCGCAGCCCAGGCACCCCGCACTCACCCGGCCCCGCACAGGCCCCCGGATGCCCGCAGAGCAAGCGCGCGCTGGCGCGCgtcccctctcctctccacccccccccccccccgctggcgCTCCCAGGGGGGCCCCACGGCTGGGTGGGCTGCACACCTGTTGAAGCGCCGGTGGACCTCCCAGCAGCGCCTGCACAGGAGCAGGACTCCGGACAGCACCACCAGAGTGCCACCGACAAAGAGCGACAGGACCACCACCAGCAGCACGTAGTTGTTGAGGATGGGGTCAGGCTCCGCCTGTGGGCCGGCAGGGGTCAGGACCGCTGGGGGCGGCCTCCGGAggcccggcccgccccgcccAGCAGCCCCACTCCGGGCCCCCTCACTCACGGTGGGGCTGCTGGTGGTGTTGTCCCACCTCGAGGTCAGGGCAGCCGTGGCGGCGGTGCTTGCGGCGGCGGTGGTGGCCATGGTGGGCGTGGGCTGCATCTTGAAGCTaggaggaggggcctggggggggggcagggcgtgCTCAGACCAGCTCCTCCGCCTGCTCTCCCTCCCGGgtcccagagagagggagtgggagtgAGAGTCCACAGGGGGGCGGTGACTCACGGAGAGGTGGAGGAGAGCCCCggggcagcccccaccccgctTAGATCGACGCCGGGACCTCCGTTTCCCCCTGCTCAAAACGGGGGAGGCGTCTGCTCTCCACCACCTCCCCAGCCGGTGGGGCCGGCCCGGCGAGCTGGCCGGGAAGCCTGCCCGCAAAAGGGGAAGCACTCCTAGGAGGAATAGGGAAACTGAGGATGTCAGCTCGCTCCCGCGAGACCCAGgagccctgcctgccccctcaCGGGAGAGGAAGGGGCTGCCCCAGCGCCAGAGGCTGGTTCCGCGGTAGCGGTACAGGGACCGTGGAGGGGGGCGGAGGCACGGAGCTCAAGAGACTACCAAGTCACGACTCCCGGAGGtagctgtccccccccccacacccggTGCTAGGGGGAGCGAAAAGGCCAAAGAAGGCGCATGTGTTCCCAGCCCTGAAGAATCTGGTTCCCATGGCGACCGAGCCAGCGGGCCGAgcggggagggggaagtgggggggggttGCCAGGGAGCACTGCGGAGAGGAGGGGGCGCGGGGGAGGGAGGCCTCCTGCAGGGCGGCTTGAGCCGGTCCTGGGCGgcaagatggctgctgcagcGGCCTCCCCGCCGGTGCCCAGCGCGGGGCCCGGCGCCTCGGCGGGCGAGCAGGCCAGCCTCCACCTCTGCCTGGCGCTAGGAGTAAACGGAGGCCGGGGACGGGAGCTCAGCCCTCGGCAAAGGGACTGCTCGCACGTTGCACCTGATGGCCCTCCCCAACGCCAGCTCCTCCCGGTGGGAAGGACCGGGGACTGCACTCCGGGATCTCAGGGAGCAGAGTCCGGGCCGGGATGACCACCAGCGCTCAGTAGGCAGGGCGTGCGTTCGGTCCTTCCCCAGAGGAAAGAGGGAACCTGTACACAGGCTCCCGCGTCCCCGACGCTTTCGGGTTTAACCCCACTCGACAGCGGGGTAAAGAGGCCCAGAGACGGGGGGGCGGCGGGCACTGGCGACACCCAGGTGTTCTCAGCGCCGCGGTCCGAGAACGGCCCGGCTCCCGGgtatcctctgggggagggggcgcgcaTAAGTAGGTCGGGAAATGAGTTCCGGCtgtagggggagggggcaggagcgGAGGGACCGTGACAGGAGACCAGAAAAGATGGCAGGAGGCCGAAGGGGAAGAGAGGTGGACTCGCGGGGGTAGGCGGGGACCGGAGCCGAGGGCGGACGCTCCCCACGGGCCCGCCCCTGAGGTCCAGCCGGGCCTCCCCGAGCTCGCTCGCCACCGCGCCCATCCCCGCGCCCCCGGCCGGCCCCGGGGAAGAGCATGGCGAGCcctggaggagaggcaggaagcCAGACTCCGGGCGCATCCCCGCTTCGGGCTAATCCCGGAGACGGGAGACGCAGACGCCATCACCCTCGCTGGAACtcacaggggaaactgaggccggggGAGGGCGTGGGCGGGGGAATGTTCCTTTCCAGGCCGCGACGGGGAATGCAGGTTGCCCCCCCACGCCCGCCCCAGCCCCCgactcccaccccctccctccggTCTCGCCGCCTCGCGGGAAGGGCCGGTGGTCCGGAGCCAGGTCGGGCCCCGGAGCCGGCGGCGATCGCGGGCCGCACGGCCCCCCGCCTGCCCCCGCCCGCCTCGGCGTATCCCCGGGCCCGCCGCGCCTACCTCAGCGCCGGGGCGCGCGGCCCatggggggcgggcgggcgggcggctgCGCGGCGTTCCCGGCGGGCTCCGGTGCCCGGTGGCCGCGGAGCAGGCGGAGAATTTATGAATGGAGAGCGCGGCGCGCGGGGGAGGCAGGGCGCAAGAGGAGGGACCGCGCACGTGACCGCGTTGGCGGCGAGCCCGCTCCGACCCGCTGGGTGCCACCCGGTCCCGGGCAGACCGCCCCCGCCGCGCTCGCTGCCGCGTCTGGCTCGCAGCGCGCCGGCCACCGCCTCCCCTTCCCTTCCGGCGGGAGTGGGGGGCGGAGCCTGCGCTCCCGgacgccccctccccactccgAGCCGCCCTCTCCCGCGGCCGCTGagtctccaccccctcccctgcggCACTGCTCCGGACCCTCGCCAGGGTCCGAGGGACCGGGGGCCGGGAACGTCGGGGAGGAGACGGGTGCGTCGGCTTCCCCTCCTTCGCCTCCCCCAACTTGGGGGCCCCCAGGATGCAGTCTAGGCGGTGTTGGACACATGCCCCCCACTTTCTCCCCCAATGTGCTGCAGACATTGTCAGGTTCACCGGGCGCTCTGCCTGTGGGGACGAGCAACGGGCCAAGGTAGTCACTATAATCTGTGCTGAGTGCCACCAGGGCCTTCGCAGCCCCGGGGTGACATCTGAACTACTCTGGCAGAAACTCCATGTCTGGTGAATCCCAAAGCTGCTCCCCCTTCTTCTCAGAGACTAGTGCTTCATCCTTCTAGATGCTTAGGACACCAGCCTGCACTGGCCTGGCCTGGGTCCTAGCCCAGCCCACCTGGCCCTACGCTCAGCACCCCACAATGGCACCTCTTTCTCCAGTGAAAACTGACACTGCCAGTcgaacctcagggcctttgcacttgcaggTGCTGGGCCTGTCCGGCTCTTTCTCCACTCAGCTTCAAGATTCACTCCTTGGCCTCCTTCAACTCTCTCCCAAATGGCCGAGTCCCGTTATATCTCTTCATGGCTACCTTTGGTAACACAGCAACTCACACCCCACGTTTCAGTCCCCTGCTTCTTTCCACGGTCCTCGTGTTGTCTGTTATTTGCTCCAGTGTATTGTGTcgctcctcaccccttcccccactaCAGGGGTGAGTTCCAAGTCAAGCGCTGGGTCCCCAGGGGCTTGCACACTGGAGACAAGAATGTGCTTGTTAagtgggtaaatacccagcaaaGCTGGCTTAAGCGAGTGGGAGCTGAATGTGCAAAGGACCTGAGGTAAGAAACCGTGTTTGTAGCTCAACATGTGTTGGAAGGAACAAGGAAAGCCATCTTGTGGTTCCCAGCAGGAGAATGACCTGGTACCTCTGGCTGTGTGTGAAGGCACCTGCAGcgaggggaggacaggggaggaggctggggccaTCCAAACCAGTGATCGTGGCCATAGTGGCCCAACTGAGTGGACAGGTCCTGCCGATGGGTCCACTGGAGATTTCCAGAATAACGCTGGGTTTGGGACTCGACTAACAGGTGGTGCCTTTACCCATTGGCCACCCTGGAGTAGAAACTGGACAGAAATTGTCCAATGGATGGGTTCCAGGAGCCGAATGATTAGGCAGATTAGGCTTGCCTCCATGTGGGGGCCAGAGCTCTGGGAAAAGTTGGGCTGAACACAGGATGCACCCCTAGAAACGCGAGTAGGGCTTCCAtctgcgcacacacacacacagcgccAGGATGTCCGTCACGGCACTGGCCCAGAGGGGACGGGGGCTTGGGCACTAGGCCTGGGTCCTCCCTCGTTTGCAGACCCCAGGCGGCCGAGGCGCTGGAAGGCAGGGAGCTAGGGCGCGGACAGCCCCTGGGGTTGGAGAGCCAATGGAGCAACACCTTGACGCAACGACCCCGTCCAGGTGCGACACCACCTCTGCAGCCTGCATACCTCGCTCGGGAGCCAAGTCCCTTCCCGGCGTGGGCCCCAGGCCCGTGCATCCCGCACTCCGCGTTTTCCCTCAGACCAAGATgtgggcctgggggcctggcctGGGGCGCCACCTGCGTGTGCGCGGGGGCGGAGTGGTGACGTCAACGCCGTGAGCGAGGCTGCGCGAGCCGCGGTGACATCAGCAGAGCCCCGGGCCGCCCGCGCACGCGTCCGTGCGTCACCGGCGCGCGGGGGCGGTGGCCGGGCGGGGCTGGGGCGAGCGCATCTCCGGTCGCGGGGCGCCCTCTGCTGGCGTCCTTGGGGATTGTATTCGAGCCGCGCCGGCTGGCCGTCCCCGCAACGTCTGCGTCTCTGACAGTCCGCTGGCTGCCCGCTCCCGcgtccccccccccattctgcttttctttttcctttttttttttttttttggagtttatttttaagtcatctctgcatccaacatggggtttgaactcacaaccctgagatcaagagttgcatgctcttcagactgggccagccaggcgcccctgtttttcttttttagttaacTTCTAACACGCTGTATGATTTGCGTATTCGTTACACTGAGTGTTAAACGTCCCCACCACCCCAAACCAGAGCCGGAATCTTGGTATATCCCTTGATGGCTCTCTAGCGCCTGGCATCCCCACGAGCGTCCCCCCAAATTTTGAATGCAAGTGACTCCTGTTCCGCGCAGGCTTCCggtcctccccttcccccccccccccccaccttaccACCGGCAGGCTCCTGGGACTGGAAGGCAACTACAACCCCCAGCATGCTATGCGCGGAGCTCGGCGCGTCGTTGTTAAAGTCGCCTGCGGCTTGCTGGGGGTCGTAGTTCGCGCGTGCGCCTTCGCCCGGACTCCTCTTCCCAGACGTCTCTGCGCGtcgtcctcctcgtcctcctgGTTGCCCGCTTTCGGCCGGAGTCCGTTCGCAGCCGTCGCCATGCTGCCCGTCGCGGTCCTGCGCCGTCCCGGCCTGCGCTGCCTCGTCCGTCAGGCCCGCGCCTACGCTGAGGCTGCGGCTGCGCCGGCCCCGGCTGCGGGCCCGGGCCAGATGTCCTTCACCTTCGCCTCACCCACGCAGGTTCGGACTCCGGTCGGGCTCGGGACCCCTCCTTGATCACCACCTCCAGTCGGGACCCGCTGTGGTCCGCAATCGGAGACCTCCAACCTTTGGGTTGTCGACCCTCATTTATTCCGctccctgtgccccctcccccgtgTGGTCCGAAATCCATCCCCAGGCCACCGCCTCCTGCTCCGGATCCATGTCCGCCTTCCGCACCCCGGATCCGCGTCGGCGCCCCATTGTGGTCAGGACTCCGGGATCCCCAGCCTCCGAGTCTCGGAGATCCCTCACTCCCCCTCCAGGACCCCGGACCGATGCCCCCTCCACCTGTGTCCCTCCGAGAgccaccccccaacccctgtgTCGTTGACCCACGCCCTACGCCTTTCCAAGTGGTGTGGAATCCGAGCCCCATAAAGCTTTCCGAGTTCCCGAGCCTTCCGCCTGGAATCCAACGCCCCAGGGCCGGACCTCAGCGTTCGCCCCGTCCCGCAGAACCCCGAGCCTCAGACACTTGTTGTCTTGTGTCTTCCTGGGTCGGCGCCCTTCTTGGCAACTTCTTGGCAGTGTTTCTGTGGGGACGGGCTCCGTCTGGATTTTATCTTCTGTGCGCTAAGATGCTGCTAGAGAACCAAAACAAGTATGCGCGTCCTCGTGGCTGCTTCCGTGTGTGTTCTGTCGCCGTGGGGTCTTGCCTTGGGCCGTTTCACTGCAGGGCAGACTGAGATCCGGGCGGGGAGGACTGGCCTGCAGGGATTCCCCGCGTGTTCTTCCAGGTATTTTTCAATGGTGCCAACGTCCGGCAAGTGGACGTTCCCACGCAGACGGGAGCCTTTGGCATCCTGGCGGCCCACGTACCCACCTTGCAGGTGCTGCGGCCGGGGCTGGTTGTTGTCCACGCCGAGGACGGCACCACCTCCAAATACTTTGGTGAGTGCACCGGGAAGGGGCTGGGCGGGGCCACGTGCTTCAGCAGGCCCAAGTGTCTGGCTTCTCCGTGTGGATAGAAGCAGAGCCCACGAGAGAGACAAACCCGTGCCTCCAGTAGCTTGTGGTGGGTCAGGGTCTCGGTGGGGGCCAGGCGTCTGAGAGGGAAGTCCAGTCCTGTCGCAGAGGAGCCGAtggagagggcggggggggggtactgGATCCTAAGGAGAGCGTGCAGCAACACGACTCTGAGGTACAGCCAAGATGCAGACCCGGCGCCCCGCTCACCCCTGACCCTGGCTCAGCTGATGGGCTGGTGCTGGTGGGTGAAGGAAGGAGGCCTTGTGCCCCGTGTGCAGGTGCCAGTGGGCGACCATGGGCCCTGTGGGCATCGGCCTGTCTCCCATGCTAGACGGCTCTGGAGCCGCTTCTGTGGCTCTGGCTGACAGGGTCCCCCGCACCCGAACACGGGACTCTCACGGCTGTCTTCTCCCGCAGTGAGTAGCGGCTCCGTCACAGTGAACGCTGATTCCTCAGTGCAGCTGTTGGCTGAAGAGGCCGTGACCTTGGACATGCTGGACGTGGGGGTGAGTGTTCCAGGGGAAGCCGATGGACCCAGGAGGCCACATCTGAGCCAGGGCACCAGGCGGGGTCGCTGCTTGGCTCTCACCTGCTTCCCACTTCCTGCAGGCCGCCAAGGTGAACTTGGAGAAGGCGCAGTCGGAGCTGTCAGGGGCAGCAGACGAGGCCTCCAGGGCCGAGATCCAAATCCGCATCGAGGCCAACGAGGCCCTGGTGAAAGCTCTCGAGTAGGCGGTCCGTGGCCCTTGCCagcggggaaaccgaggcccaggacCGGACCGGGGATGTCCCGGGCAGGCTGAACCAGCTCGCGTGGGTCGTctgattgggggtggggaagtggggagagaggggcctCGAGCCACCTGGGGGAGTCTTGGGCGGAGGGAGCGGTCTTGCCAAGAGGCCGCCAGGGGGCAGCACACTGTCAGGCCTCCTAGCGAAGGGGGGCTTGCTGAGACCCTGCTCTGCGTCTCACCCTTCCagccgctccccccaccccgccccaaccCGACGTGCCACCCACTTTCTCTCTAACCTTGTAGACTCTGCTGTGGAGCCCTCAGCTCCTCGTCCTGCCCCTGGGACAGCCCGCTCCCAGCTTGAGCCCCCCATTAAAAACCAGGGACCTGACTCGTGTATGCTGGTTTTGTCTCCTGTCTGGGCCTGTGGCTTCAGGAC
It includes:
- the LOC101085272 gene encoding voltage-dependent calcium channel beta subunit-associated regulatory protein isoform X7, with the translated sequence MSAAHWGRKWGACVQHRLDCILGAPKLGEAKEGKPTHPSPPRRSRPPVPRTLARVRSSAAGEGVETQRPRERAARSGEGASGSAGSAPHSRRKGRGGGGRRAASQTRQRARRGRSARDRVAPSGSERARRQRGHVRGPSSCALPPPRAALSIHKFSACSAATGHRSPPGTPRSRPPARPPWAARPGAEAPPPSFKMQPTPTMATTAAASTAATAALTSRWDNTTSSPTAEPDPILNNYVLLVVVLSLFVGGTLVVLSGVLLLCRRCWEVHRRFNRAMEEAEKTTTTYLDSSAHPAQDPDFRGEDPEGQDAETERFLSTSSTGRRVSFNEAALFEQSRKSQDKGRRYTLTEGDFHHLKNARLTHLHLPPLKIITIHECDLGEASATTPPHAAAAPKASLAIFQPPGKALTGRSVGPSSALPGDPYNSAAGPADFEISPLASSDSGEGAWADAGARSTKPVGSGATGGPEEAGPGSGAGPVLHFFTRLRRHTSLDGASPYFKVKKWKLDPSQRASSLDTRGSPKRHHFQRQRAASESTEQEEGDAPHMDFIQYIASAGDTVAFPPPRPFLASPASPSPALGRLEAAEEAGAAGGASPESPPERSGGAGPELQQESDGERDSGPEQAQTTYRDIWSLRASLELHAAAASDHSSSGNDRDSVRSGDSSGSGSGTTVPTFPPPSPPPTPRPADSEAGGPRKLLQMDSGYASIEGRGAGEDGLLSASEKRSSFTSAGRTATVGTSFEGAPAPTEAPVRPRSPRAWPRRAPRRDYSIDEKTDALFHEFLRHDPHFDDTLPSATRHRVRAHPHTRKQWQQRGRQHSDPGARATTPAPPAAPFGADSRPTRAPLRRGDSVDCPPEGRAGDEPTAPAIPVIEEEPGGGSSTCPGSGLCVGPPGTLLDKLAAGLDDRLFPPRLAQPIATAPTLAAAAPTSPDHSPA